CGAAAGATGCTGGCTTTAGCGTCTCTGCTGACAACTTGAAGAAGGCTCAATCAGAGATTTCTGAAGAGGAACTGGAAGGCGCGGCTGGAGGTGCCGAAACGGCGTGCTTGACAAACAACACCTGTTTTGAGCCACAAGCGTGCTGTTATTTCACCTTGTAGAGAGTGGTTATAGAAATTTATTCATAAGAGCCCCTGTCGGCGCAAGGTTTTTGTTTCTCCAATCACTCCAAAAAGCCTATAAATCGGCATTTAATAATTGGCACGATTGAGCGCATCAAATATAAGCCATAGACACTACACCAAACCGTTGCTATATCTCCTGAATAGCTCTGCATCCATGTCAGAAGAGCAACTCAATGCCTTCCTAGATAAGGTCAAAGCTGATTCCAATCTTCAGGAGAAACTAAAAGCAGCCAAGTCACCTGAAGATGTTGTGGGCATCGCTAAAGTACACGGTCATGAATTCACTTGTGACAAGATCAGTCGACTCAGGGAAGATGAGCTAGAATGCCTGGCAGGCGGAGGGCTCAGCATATGGGGATGCACAGAATGCGTAGTTGGAACTTTTCACTGCAAGAGATGCGATTTGTCAAACCTGTTTAAATTAACATCTCAAGTACACAATTTAGTGCTGCAAATTATTGGAAATGAATGCACGGCCTGAATTTGTGTTCTCCAGAAACCTTGTCAAGAAAAATACTCTTATAATCATCAGATATATATTAAAACTCGTCACGATTGAGCGCAGTAATTATTAATCAAAGACACTGCTGCAGACCGTTGCTATGAATGTTGAAAAGATCTGCTACTCATGTCAGAAGAACAACTCAAAGCGTTCCTGGAAAAGGTCAAAGGCGACACCAGCCTTCAGGGGAAGCTCAAAGCTGCAGCTGATTCTGACGCAGTTATTGCGATCGCCAAGGAGGCTGGGTTTAGTATTTCGGCTGGCGATTTGAAGAAGGCTCAATCAGAACTTTCTGAAGAAGAGCTGGAAGGCGTGTCTGGCGGTATCACAATCTCTTGGTGTGCTGGTGAGTGTTGAGAGTACATCACTTATAAATAATTATGTCCCTAGAACAACTCAAGGCATTCCTCGCCAAAGTCAAAGACGATTCCAATCTTCAGGAGTAACTAAAAGCAGCTAAGTCACCTGAAGATATTGTAGGAATTGCTAAAGAACATGGCCACGAATTCACTGCTGATAAGATCGACTAGCTCAGCGAAGAGGAGCTGGAAGGCGCAACTGGCGGATGGCTGCCGAGCTTGGAGCGAAGAGGAGCTGGAATGCGACGGCTGACTTTGGGAGTGCTGTCACTGAACTCAGTGGAGTTTACTTACCCCAAGCCCCTGTTCTCGCAGGGGCTTTTCATTTCTTCAATCAGCCCAAACAGCTTACAAATCAGCCCTCACTACTTGGCACGATTGAGCGCAGTAAGTATTAGCCAAAGACACTTCAAGACATTATGGCTATAACCCTTAAAGACTCCCGATAGCTATGTCAGAAGAGCAACTCAAAGCCTTTTTAGACAAGGTCAAAGCAGACACCAGCCTGCAAGACAAGCTTAAAGCAGCCGCTGATGTTGACGCAGCTCTTGCAATTGCGAAAGAGGCTGGGTTTATGATTTCTGCTGATGACGTTCGGACCAAGATTTCAGATAATGAGTTGGAAAGAGCTGCAGGAGGGGAGCAGACGAAAGACGAACTTGGTTGTCCTACGCTATCTACTAGTCGGGATGATTGCTCGTATGCGTGCTGAAAAAGCTATCTACTAGGATTTCAGAAGTACTAACCTACAGTACTAAATTTGCTGTTCCTACTCCTACTCCTGCTCCAGCAATTCCTAGTCCCCACCTGCTAACCCCCTGCTGCTCATCAAACCCCCTGCCGCAGTGGTTTTTTATTTCTTCAATCACCCCAAAAAGACCACCAATCAGCCTCCAATACCTGGCATGATTAAGCGCAGTAAATACTAGTTAATGACGCTACAGCACGCCGTTGCTATGAATTCTGAATAGACTTCATACATATGTCAGAAGAACAACTCAAAGCCTTTATTGAAAAAGTAAAAGCTGACACTAGCCTTCAGGAGAAGCTAAAAGCAGCTGCTAACCCTGATGATGTGGTCTCTATTGCCAAAGAAGCAGGATTTAGTATCTCTGTCGATGACTTGAATAACGCTCAATCAGAGCTTTCTGAAAAGGAGCTTGAAGGTGCTGCTGGGTTGGGCAATATAAATACACCCCCATTTCCTGTCTGTTGCTTGTGCCGTCCAATATCTGAAGAAATGTCGAAGCTGCCGTAAACGTTAATGCTGGCATGTTTAAGTATCTGGCTCTTGGAGTTCACATAACACCTAAAACTGCCGCCACAGGGGCTTTTTATTTCTTCAATCATGCCAGTAATCCAATAAATCAGTCTTCAAGGCCTGGCCCGATTGAGCGTAGTGAATACTATCCAAAGCATCTGCAACAGACCGTTGCTATGATTGCTTAACAGACCTCATACCCATGTCAGAAGATCAACTCAAGGCTTTCCTGGAGAAAGTCAAAGGCGACACCAGCCTTCAGGAGAAACTAAAAGCAGCGAAAACTCCTGAGGACGTCGTAAGCATCGCTAAGCAATACGGCCACGAATTCACGACTGATAATATTTCTAAATTAAGTGAAAGAGAGCTGGAAGGTGCCTCTGGGGGTTGTGAGCTTTTTACTAAATGCGAGTGTCATGGAACTTTAATTAGTTTGACCTTTGGATAAGATCTCAGACTTTTTGAGCACAATCGGAACAGGAAGGATCAGTCAATAACCCAACAAATCAGCCCTCAATACCTGGAACGATTGAGCGCAGCAATTATTAACCAAAGGCACGGCAGCAGACCGTGGCTTTAACTGCTGAACAGACCTGCTACTTATGTCAGAAGAGCAACTCAAAGCTTTTCTAGAAAAAGTGAACGCTGACACCACTCTTCAGGAAAAGCTCAAAGCTGCAGCTGTTGTTGATGCTGTTCTTGATATTGCAAAGGTGGCTGGGTTGACGATTTCTGCTGATGACGTTCGGACCGAGATTTCAGAAGAGGAGCTGGAACGAGCTGCCGCTGGGGGGGATGGCGAGAATTTTACGC
Above is a window of Synechococcus sp. BIOS-E4-1 DNA encoding:
- a CDS encoding Nif11-like leader peptide family natural product precursor, encoding MSEDQLKAFLEKVKGDTSLQEKLKAAADVDAVVAIAKDAGFSVSADNLKKAQSEISEEELEGAAGGAETACLTNNTCFEPQACCYFTL
- a CDS encoding Nif11-like leader peptide family natural product precursor, producing the protein MSEEQLNAFLDKVKADSNLQEKLKAAKSPEDVVGIAKVHGHEFTCDKISRLREDELECLAGGGLSIWGCTECVVGTFHCKRCDLSNLFKLTSQVHNLVLQIIGNECTA
- a CDS encoding Nif11-like leader peptide family natural product precursor is translated as MSEEQLKAFLEKVKGDTSLQGKLKAAADSDAVIAIAKEAGFSISAGDLKKAQSELSEEELEGVSGGITISWCAGEC
- a CDS encoding Nif11-like leader peptide family RiPP precursor — translated: MSEEQLKAFLDKVKADTSLQDKLKAAADVDAALAIAKEAGFMISADDVRTKISDNELERAAGGEQTKDELGCPTLSTSRDDCSYAC
- a CDS encoding Nif11-like leader peptide family natural product precursor translates to MSEEQLKAFIEKVKADTSLQEKLKAAANPDDVVSIAKEAGFSISVDDLNNAQSELSEKELEGAAGLGNINTPPFPVCCLCRPISEEMSKLP
- a CDS encoding Nif11-like leader peptide family natural product precursor; the encoded protein is MSEDQLKAFLEKVKGDTSLQEKLKAAKTPEDVVSIAKQYGHEFTTDNISKLSERELEGASGGCELFTKCECHGTLISLTFG
- a CDS encoding Nif11-like leader peptide family natural product precursor; this translates as MSEEQLKAFLEKVNADTTLQEKLKAAAVVDAVLDIAKVAGLTISADDVRTEISEEELERAAAGGDGENFTLCNRMRLCIVVCD